In Saccharothrix syringae, the following are encoded in one genomic region:
- a CDS encoding carbohydrate ABC transporter permease — MTTELTVASGRGAEPRPPRRADNDDIPPARLSWRHRLTNFDVKVSPYLYIAPFFIVFGVVGLFPLLYTAYISLFDWELGADEQPFVGLENYTYLLGDSQFWNAMVNTISIFVLSSVPQVIVAVLLAALLNTALRGRTAWRMGVLLPYVASLVALTIIFANLFGPQYGMINSILEAVGIDRIDWQAERWWSHIAIATMVNWRWTGYNALIVLAAMQAIPRDIYEAAWVDGASKARQFFSITLPLLRPTMIFVVVTSTIGGLQIFTEPKLFAPAGSNTGGAQNQYQTVVLYMYQSGFQDQDLGYASAIAWVLFIVIIAIAGINFLITRRLASTGEG; from the coding sequence ATGACGACCGAATTGACGGTCGCGAGCGGGCGGGGCGCCGAGCCCCGCCCGCCGCGGCGCGCGGACAACGATGACATCCCGCCGGCCAGGCTGAGCTGGCGCCACCGGCTGACCAACTTCGACGTCAAGGTCTCGCCGTACCTCTACATCGCGCCGTTCTTCATCGTGTTCGGCGTCGTGGGCCTGTTCCCGCTGCTCTACACGGCCTACATCTCCCTGTTCGACTGGGAGCTCGGCGCCGACGAGCAGCCCTTCGTCGGCCTGGAGAACTACACCTACCTGCTGGGTGACTCGCAGTTCTGGAACGCGATGGTCAACACGATCAGCATCTTCGTGCTGTCCAGCGTTCCCCAGGTGATCGTCGCGGTGCTGCTCGCGGCGCTGCTGAACACCGCGCTGCGCGGCCGGACCGCGTGGCGCATGGGCGTGCTGCTGCCCTACGTGGCCAGCCTCGTCGCCCTCACGATCATCTTCGCCAACCTGTTCGGCCCCCAGTACGGCATGATCAACTCGATCCTGGAGGCCGTCGGCATCGACCGGATCGACTGGCAGGCCGAGCGCTGGTGGAGCCACATCGCCATCGCCACGATGGTGAACTGGCGCTGGACCGGCTACAACGCGCTGATCGTGCTGGCGGCCATGCAGGCCATCCCGCGCGACATCTACGAGGCGGCCTGGGTGGACGGCGCGAGCAAGGCGCGCCAGTTCTTCAGCATCACGCTGCCCCTGCTGCGCCCGACGATGATCTTCGTCGTGGTCACCTCGACCATCGGCGGCCTGCAGATCTTCACCGAGCCGAAGCTGTTCGCGCCCGCGGGCAGCAACACCGGCGGCGCGCAGAACCAGTACCAGACGGTCGTGCTCTACATGTACCAGTCCGGTTTCCAGGACCAGGACCTCGGCTACGCCTCCGCGATCGCCTGGGTGCTGTTCATCGTCATCATCGCGATCGCCGGCATCAACTTCCTGATCACCAGGCGACTCGCGTCCACCGGGGAGGGCTGA
- a CDS encoding carbohydrate ABC transporter permease, which translates to MAVVQGRPTFVEPPSGKRSRRASKGTLSERRPGFTVYGILIAFILGSAFPFYWSFVVASHDDSEITGDPPLIPGGNFFVNAGRVLDTIPFWKALGNSIIVSGTVTLSVVILSTLAGFAFAKLRFKGRNTLMVFVVATLAVPTQLGIIPLYMTMAELGWAGNLGAVIVPNLVTAFGVFWMRQYIADAVPDELIEAARMDGCSMIRTFWHVCLPAVRPAAAMLGIFTFMMSWNDFLWPLIALDAENPTMQVALEKLQSGYYVDNSLVLAGTTMATVPILIVFLVLGRQIVAGIMQGAVKG; encoded by the coding sequence ATGGCCGTCGTCCAGGGGCGACCGACCTTCGTCGAGCCGCCGTCAGGCAAGCGCTCCAGGCGCGCTTCCAAGGGAACGCTGTCGGAGCGCCGCCCGGGCTTCACCGTCTACGGCATCCTGATCGCGTTCATCCTCGGTTCGGCCTTCCCGTTCTACTGGTCCTTCGTGGTGGCCAGCCACGACGACTCGGAGATCACCGGCGACCCGCCGCTGATCCCCGGCGGGAACTTCTTCGTCAACGCCGGCCGCGTGCTCGACACCATCCCGTTCTGGAAGGCGCTGGGCAACAGCATCATCGTGTCCGGCACGGTCACCCTGTCCGTGGTGATCCTGTCCACCCTGGCCGGTTTCGCGTTCGCGAAGCTGAGGTTCAAGGGCCGCAACACGCTGATGGTCTTCGTCGTCGCCACGCTCGCCGTGCCGACCCAGCTGGGCATCATCCCGCTGTACATGACCATGGCGGAGCTCGGCTGGGCGGGCAACCTGGGCGCGGTCATCGTCCCCAACCTGGTGACCGCGTTCGGCGTGTTCTGGATGCGCCAGTACATCGCCGACGCCGTGCCCGACGAGCTGATCGAGGCGGCCCGCATGGACGGGTGCAGCATGATCCGCACGTTCTGGCACGTGTGCCTGCCCGCGGTGCGGCCGGCGGCGGCCATGCTCGGCATCTTCACCTTCATGATGTCGTGGAACGACTTCCTCTGGCCGCTGATCGCTCTCGACGCCGAGAACCCGACGATGCAGGTCGCGCTGGAGAAGCTCCAGAGCGGCTACTACGTCGACAACTCGCTGGTGCTCGCCGGGACCACCATGGCCACGGTCCCGATCTTGATCGTCTTCCTCGTACTCGGTCGGCAGATCGTCGCCGGGATCATGCAGGGTGCTGTGAAGGGGTAG
- a CDS encoding GH1 family beta-glucosidase yields the protein MSFPEGFVWGAATAAFQIEGATTADGRTASIWDTFCQVPGAVVGGDTGDPAADHYYRVDEDVQLMVDLGLHAYRFSTAWPRIRPDAGPVNQAGLDFYSRLVDKLLENNITPWLTLYHWDLPQTLEDAGGWANRDTAYRFAEYAESVVGALGDRVVNWTTLNEPWCSSLLSYAAGIHAPGRQEPEAAVAAVHHLLLAHGLATAAIREQAPDAKVGITLNMYPIIPANPDDPADTDAARRLDGLQNRIFLDPVFKGEYPADIVEDLEPYGFSKHIRENDLEIISAPLDQLGVNYYAEHFVSGHPAPEAEAPVQTNGRRPTGSPWVGAEHVTFPSRGLPRTDMDWEVEPDGLYKVLKRVHDDYPSIPLYVTENGAAYVDAFEDDGSINDVERRDYIASHLRAAHKAIREGVDLRGYFAWSLMDNFEWAEGYAKRFGIVHVDYDTQVRTPKMSAMWYSQVARGNALAATVAP from the coding sequence ATTTCCTTTCCAGAGGGATTCGTGTGGGGCGCCGCGACCGCGGCGTTCCAGATCGAGGGCGCGACCACCGCGGACGGTCGCACCGCGTCCATCTGGGACACGTTCTGCCAGGTCCCGGGCGCGGTGGTCGGCGGTGACACCGGTGATCCCGCCGCCGACCACTACTACCGCGTCGACGAGGACGTCCAGCTCATGGTCGACCTCGGCCTGCACGCCTACCGGTTCTCCACGGCGTGGCCGCGCATCCGCCCGGACGCCGGTCCGGTCAACCAGGCGGGCCTGGACTTCTACTCCCGGCTGGTCGACAAGCTGCTGGAGAACAACATCACCCCGTGGCTGACCCTCTACCACTGGGACCTCCCGCAGACGCTGGAGGACGCGGGCGGCTGGGCCAACCGCGACACCGCGTACCGCTTCGCGGAGTACGCCGAGTCGGTGGTCGGCGCGCTCGGCGACCGGGTGGTCAACTGGACCACGCTCAACGAGCCGTGGTGCTCCTCGCTGCTCAGCTACGCCGCGGGCATCCACGCCCCCGGCCGGCAGGAGCCGGAGGCCGCCGTGGCCGCCGTGCACCACCTGCTGCTGGCCCACGGCCTGGCCACCGCGGCGATCCGGGAGCAGGCGCCCGACGCCAAGGTCGGGATCACGCTGAACATGTACCCGATCATCCCGGCGAACCCGGACGACCCGGCCGACACCGACGCCGCCCGCCGGCTCGACGGCCTCCAGAACCGGATCTTCCTCGACCCGGTCTTCAAGGGCGAGTACCCGGCCGACATCGTCGAGGACCTGGAGCCCTACGGGTTCTCCAAGCACATCCGCGAGAACGACCTGGAGATCATCTCCGCGCCGTTGGACCAGCTGGGCGTGAACTACTACGCAGAGCACTTCGTCAGCGGTCACCCCGCGCCGGAGGCGGAAGCACCGGTTCAGACCAACGGGCGTCGCCCGACCGGGTCACCGTGGGTGGGCGCCGAGCACGTGACGTTCCCCAGCCGCGGCCTGCCCCGCACCGACATGGACTGGGAGGTCGAGCCCGACGGCCTGTACAAGGTGCTCAAGCGGGTGCACGACGACTACCCGAGCATCCCGCTATACGTGACCGAGAACGGCGCGGCCTACGTCGACGCGTTCGAGGACGACGGCAGCATCAACGACGTCGAGCGCCGCGACTACATCGCCTCCCACCTCAGGGCCGCCCACAAGGCCATTCGGGAAGGCGTCGACCTGCGCGGCTACTTCGCGTGGTCGCTGATGGACAACTTCGAGTGGGCGGAGGGTTACGCCAAGCGGTTCGGGATCGTGCATGTCGACTACGACACGCAGGTCCGCACCCCTAAGATGAGCGCCATGTGGTACTCGCAGGTTGCCCGTGGCAACGCTCTCGCGGCGACGGTCGCTCCGTGA
- a CDS encoding ABC transporter substrate-binding protein, producing MRYRRAGLAKVLACTAVLALAASACGSGGSGTSADGKVELTIATFNEFGYEDLLKEYEAANPNVKITQRKTGQAQPHHQNLFTKLAAGSGLADIEAVEEGYLSQVMSKSGQFEDLKELGPKDVKEDRWLQWKVDAVTTKDGKMIGYGTDIGPLAMCYRKDLFEAAKLPSDPESVKALFETWDSYFQAGDQYVQATGKAWFDSASQVFNPMHNQAKVGYFDRDDKLVIETNDDKKYFDQVSGAVQRGQSAKLVAWSDEWKRGFKESAFATKVCPSWMLGPIEENSGPELKGKWAVTAAFPGGGGNWGGSYLTVPKQGKNKAEAAKLAAWLTAPEQQTKAFVAKGTFPSQTQALISPELLNKTSEYFGGEKVGLLFSEQANKVPGAQYKGPQDGTIQETVISPALQAVEQGTSPGDAWNQVVEGAKKAAR from the coding sequence GTGCGCTACCGTCGAGCAGGCTTGGCCAAGGTGCTGGCCTGCACCGCAGTGCTCGCCCTGGCCGCCTCGGCCTGTGGCTCGGGCGGGTCCGGCACCTCTGCCGATGGCAAGGTTGAGCTGACCATCGCCACGTTCAACGAGTTCGGCTACGAGGACCTCCTCAAGGAGTACGAGGCCGCCAACCCGAACGTCAAGATCACCCAGCGCAAGACCGGCCAGGCCCAGCCGCACCACCAGAACCTGTTCACCAAGCTGGCCGCCGGCTCCGGCCTCGCTGACATCGAGGCCGTCGAAGAGGGCTACCTCAGCCAGGTCATGTCGAAGTCCGGCCAGTTCGAGGACCTGAAGGAACTCGGCCCGAAGGACGTCAAGGAAGACCGCTGGCTCCAGTGGAAGGTCGACGCCGTCACCACCAAGGACGGCAAGATGATCGGCTACGGCACCGACATCGGCCCGCTGGCCATGTGCTACCGCAAGGACCTGTTCGAGGCCGCGAAGCTCCCCTCGGACCCGGAGAGCGTCAAGGCGCTGTTCGAGACCTGGGACTCGTACTTCCAGGCGGGTGACCAGTACGTCCAGGCCACCGGCAAGGCGTGGTTCGACTCCGCCTCGCAGGTCTTCAACCCGATGCACAACCAGGCCAAGGTCGGCTACTTCGACCGCGACGACAAGCTCGTGATCGAGACCAACGACGACAAGAAGTACTTCGACCAGGTCAGCGGCGCCGTGCAGCGCGGCCAGTCGGCCAAGCTCGTCGCGTGGAGCGACGAGTGGAAGCGCGGCTTCAAGGAGTCGGCGTTCGCGACCAAGGTCTGCCCGTCGTGGATGCTGGGCCCGATCGAGGAGAACTCCGGCCCCGAGCTCAAGGGCAAGTGGGCCGTCACCGCGGCCTTCCCCGGCGGCGGCGGCAACTGGGGCGGCTCGTACCTGACCGTCCCGAAGCAGGGCAAGAACAAGGCCGAGGCCGCCAAGCTGGCCGCGTGGCTGACCGCCCCCGAGCAGCAGACCAAGGCGTTCGTCGCCAAGGGCACCTTCCCCAGCCAGACCCAGGCCCTGATCTCGCCCGAGCTGCTGAACAAGACCAGCGAGTACTTCGGCGGCGAGAAGGTCGGCCTGCTCTTCTCCGAGCAGGCGAACAAGGTCCCCGGCGCCCAGTACAAGGGCCCGCAGGACGGCACCATCCAGGAGACCGTGATCTCCCCGGCCCTGCAGGCCGTCGAGCAGGGCACCTCGCCCGGCGACGCCTGGAACCAGGTCGTCGAGGGAGCCAAGAAGGCCGCCAGGTAA
- the cobN gene encoding cobaltochelatase subunit CobN: MILLLSTSDTDLLSARASGADYRLANPARTTVDDLPALLEGTDLVVVRILGGRRTWEEGLDHLLAGPRPVVVLGGEQNPDAELMELSTAPAGVCAEAHAYLAHGGAANLAQLHDFLSDTVLLTGHGFSAPEPAPTWGILDRETGTTPTGPTIAVLYYRAHHVAGNTAFVHALCDAIEAKGGTPLPIFCASLRSADESLLAELRKADTLVVTVLAAGGTTPATASAGGDDEAWDVGALAALDVPILQGLCLTTSRTAWDENDDGLSPLDTATQVAIPEFDGRIITVPFSFKEVDEDGLTVYVADPERAARVAGLAVRHGRLRHVPPADRRIAIMLSAYPTKHSRIGNAVGLDTPASVVRLLEALRERGYDIGTDLPGVDNQDGDALIHALIAAGGQDPDWLTEEQLKGNPVRLPATRYRTWYQTLPADLREAMEEHWGEAPGTLFVDGDDIVLAALRSGNVVVMVQPPRGFGENPIAIYHDPDLPPSHHYLAAYRWLEQEFQADAVVHVGKHGNLEWLPGKTAGMSASCGPDAALGDLPLIYPFLVNDPGEGTQAKRRAHATLVDHLVPPMTRADSYGDIARLEQLLDEHGTIAAMDPAKLPAIRAQIWTLIQAAKLDHDLGLEDRPHDAEFDDLLLHVDGWLCEIKDVQIRDGLHVLGEAPTGETRVNLVLAILQAKQMWAGRTTLPGLREALGLEDTTRTSTDEVEAEARALVQAMEDANWTKATARTLTTDDDVAAILEFAAEEVVPRLSRTTDELTNVLHALDGGYVPAGPSGSPLRGLVNVLPTGRNFYSVDPKAVPSRLAWETGQAMADSLLERYRADTGEWPPSVGLSVWGTSAMRTAGDDIAEVLALMGVRPTWDDQSRRVTGLEPIPLDELNRPRIDVTIRISGFFRDAFPHVVALLDDAVQLVANLDEPPTANYIRAHAQADLATHHDQRRATLRIFGSKPGAYGAGLLPLIDSRNWRDDTDLAEVYAVWGGYAYGRDLDGREARADMESAYKRIAVAAKNIDTREHDIADSDDYFQYHGGMIATVRALTGKAPAAYVGDSTRPDAVRTRTLHEETNRIFRARVVNPRWLNAMRKHGYKGAFELAATVDYLFGYDATTGVVADWMYEQLAATYVMDPENQKFMTESNPWALHGIAERLLEAANRGMWQHPDPNTLNALQTIYLQTEGDLEGDS, encoded by the coding sequence GTGATCCTGCTGCTGTCGACCTCCGACACGGACCTGCTGTCCGCCCGCGCGAGCGGCGCCGACTACCGCCTGGCCAACCCGGCCCGCACCACCGTCGACGACCTCCCGGCCCTGCTGGAGGGCACCGACCTGGTGGTGGTCCGCATCCTCGGCGGCCGCCGCACGTGGGAGGAGGGCCTGGACCACCTCCTGGCCGGCCCTCGCCCGGTCGTCGTCCTGGGTGGCGAGCAGAACCCGGACGCCGAGCTGATGGAGCTGTCCACCGCGCCCGCCGGCGTCTGCGCCGAGGCGCACGCCTACCTGGCCCACGGCGGCGCGGCCAACCTGGCCCAGCTGCACGACTTCCTGTCCGACACGGTCCTGCTCACCGGCCACGGCTTCAGCGCCCCCGAACCGGCCCCCACCTGGGGGATCCTCGACCGCGAGACCGGCACCACCCCCACCGGCCCCACCATCGCGGTGCTCTACTACCGCGCCCACCACGTGGCCGGGAACACCGCGTTCGTCCACGCCCTGTGCGACGCCATCGAGGCCAAGGGCGGCACCCCGCTCCCGATCTTCTGCGCGTCCCTGCGCTCCGCCGACGAGTCCCTGCTCGCCGAGCTGCGCAAGGCCGACACCCTGGTGGTGACCGTCCTGGCGGCGGGCGGCACCACCCCCGCCACCGCCTCCGCCGGCGGTGACGACGAGGCGTGGGACGTGGGCGCCCTCGCGGCCCTCGACGTCCCCATCCTCCAGGGCCTGTGCCTGACCACCAGCCGCACCGCGTGGGATGAGAACGACGACGGCCTGTCCCCGCTCGACACGGCCACCCAGGTGGCCATCCCCGAGTTCGACGGCCGGATCATCACCGTCCCGTTCTCCTTCAAGGAGGTCGACGAGGACGGCCTGACCGTCTACGTGGCCGACCCGGAGCGGGCCGCCCGCGTCGCGGGCCTCGCCGTCCGCCACGGCAGGCTCCGCCACGTCCCCCCGGCCGACCGCCGGATCGCGATCATGCTCTCGGCCTACCCGACCAAGCACTCCCGCATCGGCAACGCCGTCGGCCTGGACACCCCCGCCAGCGTCGTCCGCCTGCTCGAAGCGCTCCGGGAACGCGGCTACGACATCGGCACCGACCTCCCCGGCGTCGACAACCAGGACGGCGACGCCCTGATCCACGCCCTCATCGCCGCCGGCGGCCAGGACCCCGACTGGCTCACCGAGGAACAGCTCAAGGGCAACCCGGTGCGGCTACCCGCCACCCGCTACCGGACCTGGTACCAGACCCTCCCCGCCGACCTCCGCGAAGCCATGGAGGAGCACTGGGGCGAAGCGCCGGGCACCCTCTTCGTGGACGGCGACGACATCGTCCTGGCCGCCCTGCGCTCCGGCAACGTGGTCGTGATGGTCCAACCCCCGCGCGGCTTCGGCGAGAACCCCATCGCCATCTACCACGACCCGGACCTCCCCCCGAGCCACCACTACCTGGCCGCCTACCGCTGGCTGGAACAGGAGTTCCAGGCCGACGCGGTGGTCCACGTGGGCAAGCACGGCAACCTCGAATGGCTCCCCGGCAAGACCGCGGGCATGAGCGCGTCCTGCGGACCGGACGCGGCCCTGGGCGACCTGCCCCTGATCTACCCGTTCCTGGTCAACGACCCGGGCGAGGGCACGCAGGCGAAGCGCCGGGCCCACGCCACCCTCGTGGACCACCTGGTACCACCCATGACCCGCGCCGACAGCTACGGCGACATCGCCCGCCTGGAACAACTCCTGGACGAGCACGGCACCATCGCCGCCATGGACCCGGCCAAGCTCCCGGCCATCCGAGCCCAGATCTGGACCCTCATCCAGGCCGCCAAGCTCGACCACGACCTGGGCCTGGAGGACCGCCCCCACGACGCCGAGTTCGACGACCTCCTCCTCCACGTGGACGGCTGGCTCTGCGAGATCAAGGACGTCCAGATCCGCGACGGCCTGCACGTCCTGGGCGAGGCCCCCACCGGCGAAACCCGGGTGAACCTGGTCCTGGCCATCCTCCAGGCGAAGCAGATGTGGGCGGGCAGGACGACCCTCCCCGGCCTGCGGGAAGCCCTGGGCCTGGAGGACACCACCCGCACCTCGACGGACGAGGTCGAGGCCGAGGCCCGAGCCCTGGTCCAGGCCATGGAAGACGCCAACTGGACCAAGGCCACCGCCCGCACCCTCACCACCGACGACGACGTGGCCGCCATCCTCGAATTCGCCGCCGAGGAAGTGGTCCCCCGCCTCTCCCGCACCACCGACGAACTGACCAACGTCCTCCACGCCCTCGACGGCGGCTACGTCCCGGCGGGCCCCTCGGGCTCCCCCCTGCGAGGTCTGGTCAACGTCCTCCCCACCGGCCGCAACTTCTACTCGGTGGACCCCAAGGCGGTCCCGTCCCGCCTGGCCTGGGAAACCGGCCAGGCCATGGCCGACTCACTGCTGGAGCGCTACCGCGCCGACACGGGGGAGTGGCCCCCCTCGGTGGGCCTCTCGGTCTGGGGCACCAGCGCCATGCGCACGGCAGGCGACGACATCGCGGAAGTACTGGCCCTCATGGGCGTCCGCCCCACCTGGGACGACCAGTCCCGCCGGGTAACGGGCCTGGAACCCATCCCCCTGGACGAGCTGAACCGCCCCAGGATCGACGTGACCATCCGCATCAGCGGCTTCTTCAGGGACGCCTTCCCCCACGTGGTGGCACTGCTGGACGACGCGGTCCAGCTGGTCGCCAACCTGGACGAACCCCCCACGGCCAACTACATCCGCGCCCACGCCCAGGCGGACCTCGCCACCCACCACGACCAACGCCGCGCCACCCTGCGCATCTTCGGCAGCAAACCAGGCGCCTACGGCGCGGGGCTGCTCCCCCTGATCGACAGCCGCAACTGGCGGGACGACACCGACCTGGCCGAGGTCTACGCGGTCTGGGGCGGCTACGCCTACGGCAGGGACCTGGACGGCAGGGAAGCCCGCGCGGACATGGAAAGCGCCTACAAGCGCATCGCCGTGGCCGCCAAGAACATCGACACCCGGGAACACGACATCGCGGACTCGGACGACTACTTCCAATACCACGGCGGCATGATCGCCACCGTGAGGGCCCTGACGGGCAAGGCCCCGGCCGCCTACGTGGGCGACAGCACCCGCCCCGACGCGGTCCGCACCAGAACCCTCCACGAAGAAACGAACAGGATCTTCCGAGCCCGCGTAGTAAACCCCCGCTGGCTCAACGCAATGCGCAAACACGGCTACAAGGGCGCATTCGAACTGGCCGCCACAGTCGACTACCTCTTCGGCTACGACGCCACCACCGGCGTAGTAGCCGACTGGATGTACGAACAACTGGCCGCCACCTACGTCATGGACCCGGAAAACCAGAAGTTCATGACCGAATCCAACCCCTGGGCCCTCCACGGCATCGCCGAACGCCTGCTAGAGGCAGCCAACCGAGGCATGTGGCAACACCCGGACCCCAACACCCTGAACGCCCTGCAAACGATCTACCTGCAAACAGAAGGCGACCTGGAGGGCGACAGCTAA